One Sporomusaceae bacterium ACPt DNA window includes the following coding sequences:
- the dnaN gene encoding Beta sliding clamp — MKLTCARELLNHAVQTVQKAVAAKATLPILSGIYMSAKDNKLELQATDYEIGIKCAIDAQVDIPGQIVLSGRYFQELVKRLPGELVGIASSTEDRTIKITAGNSQFNLLSLPAEEFPVLKPLFEKNTTINTLAIKDNVLRDLIKRTIFACATEESRPIFTGALLESTDKDVRMVATNTHRLALKKSILENMNNDENKLKIVIPSKVLNELARLLTSELPVDVHICWEKNKVAFSFEDVYLESRLIEGQYPDYNRVIPPQFGTTATINTALFMDAVERVSLMAKDGEYNVIKFQFNSDEVIITSNNPDVGKAYETVPVITEGTEIAIAFNAKYITDILKNIGTPELHFSLNTPLSPASIKPVNDENYIYIITPVRTS; from the coding sequence ATGAAACTTACCTGTGCCAGGGAACTTTTAAACCATGCTGTCCAAACTGTTCAAAAAGCTGTAGCAGCTAAAGCTACACTACCCATCTTGTCAGGAATATATATGTCAGCAAAAGATAACAAACTTGAGTTACAGGCTACTGATTACGAAATAGGCATAAAATGCGCTATTGATGCACAGGTAGATATTCCTGGACAAATAGTGCTGTCCGGCCGTTATTTCCAGGAATTAGTAAAAAGACTTCCTGGAGAATTAGTGGGAATTGCCTCATCGACCGAAGACCGTACCATAAAAATTACGGCAGGAAACTCTCAATTCAACTTGTTAAGCCTTCCAGCCGAAGAATTTCCTGTTTTAAAACCATTATTTGAAAAAAATACAACGATAAATACTTTGGCTATTAAAGATAATGTACTCCGGGACCTTATTAAGAGGACAATTTTTGCTTGCGCCACTGAAGAAAGCAGACCGATTTTCACCGGCGCGTTATTAGAATCAACAGATAAAGATGTGCGAATGGTTGCCACCAATACTCACCGTCTAGCATTAAAAAAGAGCATATTGGAAAACATGAATAATGATGAAAACAAGCTAAAAATTGTTATCCCGTCAAAAGTTCTCAATGAATTAGCCCGCCTATTAACTTCCGAACTGCCTGTTGATGTACATATTTGCTGGGAAAAAAACAAAGTAGCTTTTAGTTTTGAGGATGTTTACCTGGAATCCAGGCTCATCGAGGGACAATACCCCGACTATAACCGGGTAATACCACCGCAATTTGGTACTACTGCTACCATCAATACCGCCTTGTTTATGGATGCTGTCGAACGCGTTTCCCTTATGGCTAAAGACGGTGAATATAATGTAATAAAATTCCAGTTTAATTCTGATGAAGTCATCATAACTTCTAACAATCCGGACGTTGGCAAGGCATACGAAACTGTGCCGGTAATTACTGAAGGCACTGAAATAGCTATTGCTTTCAATGCCAAATATATAACTGATATCTTGAAAAATATCGGCACTCCT